Proteins found in one Mytilus edulis chromosome 2, xbMytEdul2.2, whole genome shotgun sequence genomic segment:
- the LOC139511026 gene encoding uncharacterized protein: protein MEHYFNANEIDEEDQKRDIFLSVCGKNIYKLIRDLLAPAKRGTKSLADLTKLVNNHRDPVPSKIIQRFKFNSRTRHSDESVRTFIAALRSLTEHCNYGDTFNAMLRDRLVVGIKSDRKQRRLLAEPNLTFEKALEIATAM from the coding sequence ATGGAACATTATTTTAATGCTAATGAGATAGACGAAGAAGACCAGAAAAGGGATATTTTCTTAAGTGTATGTGGGAAGAATATCTACAAATTAATAAGGGATTTATTAGCACCAGCCAAACGAGGAACGAAATCATTGGCCGATTTAACAAAACTAGTGAATAACCACCGAGATCCAGTACCATCAAAAATCATTCAGAGATTTAAATTTAACAGTAGGACAAGACACAGCGATGAGTCAGTGAGGACATTTATTGCAGCACTAAGAAGTCTGACAGAACACTGTAATTATGGTGACACGTTTAACGCAATGTTACGTGACAGGTTAGTCGTCGGGATAAAGAGTGACCGCAAACAGAGGAGGCTGTTAGCAGAGCCGAATTTAACATTTGAAAAGGCATTGGAAATTGCTACCGCTATGTAG